The following are encoded together in the Oncorhynchus masou masou isolate Uvic2021 chromosome 5, UVic_Omas_1.1, whole genome shotgun sequence genome:
- the LOC135540281 gene encoding high mobility group protein HMGI-C-like — protein sequence MSNSGTKEPSPQPGVAQSPNFTPPRRGRGRPRKQQEEPTGPPTPKRPRGRPRGSKNKGPRATPKEVEPVGERRPRGRPRKWPQRVVQEVVQEQQGPSEETEEGPSQSQSLPTEASSSHSPAQEEAEGE from the exons ATGAGCAACAGCGGGACCAAGGAGCCGTCACCACAGCCAGGCGTGGCCCAATCACCTAACTTTACACCTCCACGCAGGGGCCGGGGTCGCCCACGGAAACAACAGGAG GAGCCCACTGGCCCCCCAACTCCAAAGAGGCCGAGAGGACGACCCAGAGGAAGCAAGAACAAAGGCCCTCGTGCCACACCCAAG GAAGTAGAGCCTGTCGGGGAGAGAAGACCAAGGGGCCGGCCAAGGAAATGG CCTCAGAGAGTAGTTCAAGAAGTCGTCCAGGAACAGCAG GGTCCTTCAGAAGAAACTGAGGAGGGCCCCTCACAGTCACAGTCTTTACCCACTGAGGCCTCGTCATCTCACTCTCCAGCCCAGGAAGAAGCAGAGGGGGAATAG